From one Deltaproteobacteria bacterium genomic stretch:
- a CDS encoding VOC family protein yields MITGLDHIHIICGNMEEAVQYFEKVFDGRVVSRSEMRGFPLIRMDVKGATLALLGTEPKAGQLTPGKGNRGLDHFGFKVKDLEQTAQDLKKRGAKFSIEPTVTPSGIKIAFIEGPEGIRIELVERD; encoded by the coding sequence ATGATCACTGGATTGGACCACATCCACATTATTTGCGGCAACATGGAAGAGGCGGTGCAATACTTTGAGAAGGTATTCGATGGCCGGGTAGTTTCCCGCAGCGAAATGAGGGGGTTTCCCCTGATTCGAATGGATGTGAAGGGAGCTACTTTGGCTCTTTTAGGGACGGAGCCCAAAGCCGGCCAGCTCACGCCCGGAAAAGGAAACAGAGGACTCGACCATTTCGGGTTTAAAGTGAAAGACCTCGAACAAACCGCCCAAGACCTCAAAAAGAGAGGGGCAAAATTTAGCATTGAACCAACCGTTACCCCCTCGGGGATCAAAATTGCTTTTATCGAAGGCCCAGAGGGGATCCGGATTGAGTTGGTGGAGAGGGATTGA